From Psychrobium sp. MM17-31, the proteins below share one genomic window:
- a CDS encoding riboflavin synthase, translated as MFTGIIESVGTLSQMSAQGDGYRVEIKTGKLDLSDVKLGDSIASNGVCLTVVALNGDSFVADVSGETVSLTGFANYQLGQVINLEKAVTPTTRLGGHMVSGHVDGIGTIESISNNGSSMDYWVCSPHQLMRYIALKGSITIDGISLTVNGLDGDKFRLTIVPHTSDETTIKYFEVGTKVNVEVDQIARYLERLMQVSASDEKSSNIDMDLLARSGFLK; from the coding sequence ATGTTTACTGGAATTATCGAAAGCGTTGGCACCCTCAGTCAAATGAGTGCGCAAGGCGACGGTTATCGCGTTGAAATTAAAACGGGTAAGTTAGATTTATCCGATGTCAAACTCGGTGATAGCATTGCTAGCAACGGTGTATGTTTAACCGTCGTTGCTTTAAACGGTGATAGCTTTGTGGCTGATGTATCGGGGGAAACTGTATCGTTAACAGGGTTCGCTAATTATCAGTTAGGACAAGTCATTAATCTTGAAAAAGCGGTGACACCAACGACGCGTTTAGGTGGGCACATGGTGAGCGGCCATGTCGATGGCATAGGCACTATTGAGTCAATTAGCAACAATGGTTCATCAATGGATTATTGGGTCTGTTCGCCGCATCAGTTAATGCGTTATATCGCCTTAAAAGGCTCGATTACTATCGATGGTATTAGTTTGACAGTTAATGGCTTAGACGGCGATAAGTTCCGCTTGACAATAGTGCCTCATACGAGTGACGAAACAACGATTAAGTATTTTGAAGTTGGCACTAAGGTCAATGTCGAAGTCGATCAAATTGCCCGCTATTTAGAGCGCTTGATGCAGGTGTCAGCGAGTGATGAAAAATCGAGTAATATCGATATGGATTTACTGGCCCGTAGTGGTTTTTTAAAGTAA
- the arsB gene encoding ACR3 family arsenite efflux transporter, with amino-acid sequence MGIFERYLSLWVSLAIGLGVALGLLMPSTFGYIAELEIANVNVLIALLIWLMIFPMMLQIDFSAIKDVKNQPQGLLLTLVINWLVKPFSMALLGWLFFEGIFASWVDPQSAKEYIAGMILLGVAPCTAMVFVWSHLTNGNANYTLVQVSLNDIIMIFAFAPITAFLLGISDIIIPWQTLLVSVVLYVILPLAAGVFIRAQLNKKHQTSAIDQLIAKLKPCSIIGLLATIILLFGFQADTIVSQPLTIGLIAIPLVIQTYGIFFVAYFAARWFKLPHNVAGPASMIGTSNFFELAVAVAISLFGLHSGAALATVVGVLVEVPVMLSLVAFVNKTTHWFNTPAQA; translated from the coding sequence ATGGGTATTTTCGAGCGCTATTTATCATTGTGGGTTAGTTTGGCCATCGGGCTAGGCGTTGCATTAGGGTTATTAATGCCATCGACATTTGGCTACATTGCCGAACTTGAGATTGCCAACGTAAACGTCTTAATTGCCCTACTCATATGGCTAATGATTTTTCCGATGATGCTGCAAATTGATTTCAGCGCAATTAAGGATGTTAAGAATCAACCACAGGGCTTGCTATTAACCTTAGTGATCAACTGGTTAGTCAAGCCGTTTTCAATGGCGCTATTGGGTTGGCTATTCTTCGAAGGTATTTTCGCTAGCTGGGTCGACCCACAGTCGGCGAAGGAATATATTGCAGGCATGATTTTACTCGGTGTCGCGCCTTGTACTGCAATGGTCTTTGTGTGGTCACATCTCACCAATGGCAATGCTAATTACACCTTGGTACAGGTTTCCTTAAATGACATCATTATGATTTTTGCATTCGCGCCTATAACCGCATTTTTACTGGGCATTAGCGACATCATCATTCCATGGCAAACCTTACTGGTATCTGTTGTGTTATACGTTATTTTGCCACTGGCTGCAGGTGTATTCATTCGCGCACAACTCAATAAAAAACATCAAACCTCTGCAATCGATCAGCTGATCGCCAAACTAAAACCATGCTCAATCATCGGCCTATTGGCAACCATCATTTTGCTGTTTGGTTTTCAAGCCGACACCATTGTCAGTCAACCACTGACAATAGGTTTAATTGCAATCCCGTTAGTGATTCAAACGTATGGAATTTTCTTTGTCGCCTATTTCGCTGCCCGTTGGTTTAAATTACCCCACAATGTGGCTGGCCCAGCCAGTATGATAGGCACATCTAACTTTTTTGAACTCGCTGTCGCTGTCGCCATTTCGCTATTTGGTCTTCACTCGGGTGCAGCACTGGCTACTGTTGTCGGTGTACTGGTGGAAGTGCCAGTCATGCTCTCGTTAGTCGCCTTCGTCAATAAAACAACCCATTGGTTTAACACACCAGCTCAAGCTTAG
- the thiL gene encoding thiamine-phosphate kinase: protein MACGEFELIQRYFTERQTKRRDVIKSIGDDCALVQANPEQLLAVSTDTLVSGVHFFEDIPAHALGFKALAANLSDLAAMGANPAWVSLALTLPQIDEAWVSDFSDGFFKAADYYGIELIGGDMSKGPLSVTITVQGQVNKDQQMLRSNARIGDWICVTGNLGDSALGLQALLGNVQLSESDSAAAVKKHYYPTPRLLAGHALRTIASSAIDISDGLASDLGHIAKQSGCMAVVDVDALPLSELLTNNVSSDEALRLALSGGEDYELCFTVSPAALGSIESALMHTNTPFACIGQMQSGEGVNFQRDNQTLNHQFKGFEHF from the coding sequence ATGGCCTGTGGTGAGTTTGAATTAATTCAACGCTATTTTACCGAGCGTCAAACTAAGCGTCGCGATGTGATTAAAAGCATTGGCGACGATTGCGCGTTGGTACAAGCAAATCCTGAACAATTACTCGCGGTATCCACAGATACCTTGGTCAGCGGTGTGCACTTTTTTGAAGATATTCCTGCTCACGCATTAGGCTTTAAAGCCCTCGCTGCCAATTTGAGTGATTTAGCGGCGATGGGTGCTAATCCAGCTTGGGTATCTCTTGCCCTAACATTGCCACAAATCGATGAAGCTTGGGTCAGTGATTTTAGCGATGGCTTTTTTAAAGCCGCTGATTATTACGGTATTGAACTCATTGGCGGCGATATGTCGAAAGGGCCGCTAAGTGTGACCATTACTGTGCAGGGGCAGGTCAACAAAGATCAGCAAATGCTGCGCAGTAATGCCCGCATTGGCGATTGGATTTGTGTCACGGGTAACCTTGGCGATTCAGCACTGGGATTACAGGCCTTGTTGGGGAATGTGCAATTGTCTGAGTCAGATAGCGCTGCCGCAGTTAAGAAGCACTATTATCCAACACCGCGTTTGTTAGCGGGACACGCACTGCGCACTATCGCCAGCTCTGCCATTGATATTTCTGATGGCCTAGCGTCTGATTTGGGACACATTGCTAAGCAATCAGGCTGTATGGCTGTGGTTGATGTTGATGCTTTGCCGTTATCAGAACTATTAACAAACAATGTTTCTAGCGATGAAGCGCTGCGCTTAGCACTTTCTGGCGGTGAAGATTACGAGCTGTGTTTTACTGTATCGCCTGCGGCACTTGGCAGTATTGAAAGCGCTTTGATGCACACCAATACTCCTTTTGCTTGTATTGGCCAGATGCAAAGCGGCGAAGGAGTTAATTTCCAGCGCGACAATCAGACATTAAATCATCAATTTAAAGGCTTTGAACACTTTTGA
- the nrdR gene encoding transcriptional regulator NrdR, whose protein sequence is MHCPFCRTSDTKVIDSRLVSDGYQVRRRRQCTGCQERFTTFEQAELVMPKIIKTTGSREPFDDEKLRSGMARALERRPVGVEAIENSLHVIKSKLRATGEREVQSTFVGNLVMDELKRLDKVAYIRFASVYRAFEDVEEFGKEIAKLGKSD, encoded by the coding sequence ATGCATTGTCCCTTTTGCCGCACTAGCGATACCAAAGTAATTGACTCGCGACTGGTGTCCGATGGCTACCAAGTAAGACGTCGTCGTCAGTGTACAGGCTGTCAGGAACGCTTTACCACCTTTGAGCAAGCCGAACTTGTGATGCCTAAAATCATTAAAACAACGGGATCGCGAGAGCCATTTGATGATGAAAAACTGCGTAGTGGTATGGCACGCGCTTTAGAACGTCGCCCAGTGGGTGTTGAAGCGATAGAAAATTCACTGCACGTGATCAAATCTAAATTACGCGCTACAGGTGAGCGCGAAGTACAATCAACTTTTGTTGGCAACCTTGTGATGGACGAGTTGAAACGTTTGGATAAAGTTGCCTATATCCGATTCGCGTCAGTGTATCGCGCGTTTGAAGATGTTGAGGAGTTTGGTAAGGAAATCGCTAAACTCGGCAAATCAGACTAA
- the ribD gene encoding bifunctional diaminohydroxyphosphoribosylaminopyrimidine deaminase/5-amino-6-(5-phosphoribosylamino)uracil reductase RibD, with product MSQSASVADITYMQRAINLAKKGRFTTTPNPNVGCVLVKNDVIVGEGYHQKAGEGHAEVNALAQAGQNAQGATAYVTLEPCSHYGRTPPCAVALVSAGVKRVVIAMVDPNPKVAGRGISILEEAGIETTSGVLEQQARALNPGFLSRMERKRPFVTIKMAATLDGGTALSDGTSKWITSSDARVDVQKFRAQSCAILTGANTVLVDDPSLNLRYDELGSLQNELSAQQLRQPLRVVIDSQNRVTPNHKMVAIESPILLIRRVKDDCDWPEHVEQLVLEGAGKIDLQQVMEHLGAREINSVWVEAGATLAGALVEANLCDELIIYQAPKLMGTNNKGLLNLPAIDHMNKLRELSISDIRMLGRDIRIRATLED from the coding sequence ATGTCTCAATCTGCCAGTGTTGCCGATATTACTTATATGCAACGCGCTATCAATTTGGCCAAGAAAGGTCGCTTTACAACGACCCCCAACCCTAATGTCGGCTGTGTGTTGGTAAAAAACGATGTCATTGTCGGCGAAGGTTATCACCAAAAAGCCGGAGAAGGGCACGCCGAAGTCAATGCGTTAGCGCAAGCAGGACAAAATGCCCAAGGCGCAACCGCTTACGTCACGTTAGAGCCTTGTAGTCACTACGGGCGCACGCCGCCTTGCGCCGTGGCATTAGTTAGTGCTGGTGTTAAGCGCGTTGTGATTGCGATGGTGGATCCAAATCCTAAAGTAGCGGGACGCGGTATTTCAATACTGGAAGAGGCGGGCATTGAAACCACAAGTGGTGTGTTAGAGCAACAAGCTCGCGCGTTAAATCCTGGTTTTTTGAGCCGCATGGAAAGAAAACGTCCCTTTGTGACAATCAAAATGGCCGCAACTCTTGATGGTGGCACAGCGCTAAGCGATGGTACGAGCAAGTGGATTACCAGCAGTGATGCGCGGGTTGACGTGCAAAAGTTTCGCGCCCAAAGCTGCGCTATTCTTACCGGTGCTAATACGGTGTTGGTGGACGACCCGAGTCTAAACTTGCGCTACGATGAGCTAGGTTCACTGCAAAATGAATTATCAGCGCAGCAATTACGACAGCCGCTGCGCGTCGTTATCGATAGTCAAAATCGCGTGACACCTAACCATAAAATGGTGGCAATCGAGTCGCCAATTCTGCTCATTCGCCGCGTTAAAGACGATTGTGATTGGCCAGAACATGTCGAGCAATTAGTGCTCGAAGGTGCAGGCAAAATCGATTTACAGCAAGTGATGGAACATCTTGGCGCTCGTGAAATTAACAGTGTCTGGGTTGAAGCTGGTGCGACACTCGCTGGCGCGCTGGTAGAAGCGAATTTATGTGATGAGCTAATTATCTATCAAGCGCCAAAATTAATGGGCACAAATAACAAAGGCCTCTTGAATTTACCCGCCATTGACCACATGAATAAGCTACGTGAGTTATCTATTTCAGATATTCGCATGCTAGGGCGTGATATCCGCATTCGCGCTACCCTCGAAGACTAA
- the nusB gene encoding transcription antitermination factor NusB, with protein MKPSERRKARRLALQAIYSWQLSGNSASEIELEFLTNQDIKGVDVEYFRALLTGVIASTDDIDDAYRPYLARNAEDVDHIDRAVLRLATYELKFQNDTPYKVIINEAIELAKAFAADDSHKFVNGVLDKTVARLRNIK; from the coding sequence ATGAAACCATCAGAGCGTCGTAAAGCCCGTCGTCTTGCGCTGCAAGCGATTTATTCTTGGCAATTATCTGGCAATAGCGCTAGTGAAATTGAGTTAGAATTTTTAACGAATCAAGATATCAAAGGGGTTGATGTTGAGTACTTTAGAGCGCTACTAACTGGCGTTATTGCTTCAACTGACGACATTGATGATGCATACCGTCCTTATTTAGCACGTAACGCTGAAGACGTTGATCATATTGATCGCGCTGTATTGCGTCTTGCTACCTACGAATTGAAATTCCAAAATGACACGCCTTACAAAGTGATTATTAACGAAGCAATCGAGTTGGCGAAAGCCTTTGCTGCGGATGATAGCCACAAATTCGTTAACGGTGTGTTAGATAAAACTGTAGCTCGCCTGCGCAATATCAAATAG
- the ribE gene encoding 6,7-dimethyl-8-ribityllumazine synthase, whose product MNIIEGNLSVTNAKVAIVVSRFNSFIVDSLVEGALDVLKRTGGMSDDDITIVRVPGAVELPLATQKVASKGEFDAIITLGAVIRGGTPHFDFVAGECNKGLSQVAMQYNVPVTFGVLTTDSIEQAIERAGTKMGNKGGEAALSALEMINVMRALDA is encoded by the coding sequence ATGAACATTATTGAAGGTAACCTAAGCGTCACTAATGCAAAAGTGGCAATCGTAGTTTCTCGTTTCAACAGCTTTATTGTTGATTCGTTAGTTGAAGGTGCTTTAGATGTATTAAAACGCACTGGTGGCATGAGCGATGACGATATCACTATTGTTCGCGTTCCAGGTGCCGTTGAATTACCACTAGCAACTCAAAAAGTTGCTTCAAAAGGTGAGTTTGACGCCATTATTACCTTAGGTGCTGTGATCCGCGGTGGTACACCACACTTTGATTTTGTTGCCGGTGAGTGTAACAAAGGCCTTTCTCAAGTAGCTATGCAGTACAATGTGCCAGTAACTTTTGGCGTATTGACTACTGATTCTATCGAGCAAGCTATCGAGCGTGCTGGTACTAAAATGGGCAACAAAGGCGGCGAAGCTGCACTGAGCGCATTAGAAATGATCAATGTGATGCGAGCGCTAGACGCTTAA
- the ribBA gene encoding bifunctional 3,4-dihydroxy-2-butanone-4-phosphate synthase/GTP cyclohydrolase II: protein MALNTIEEILEDFKQGKMVILMDDEDRENEGDLIIAADKISPQAINFMATHGRGLICLTLTKERCERLNLPLMVDANKAQFATNFTVAIEAAEGVTTGISAADRSRTVQAAVAQNAVASDIVQPGHIFPLMAQDGGVLTRAGHTEAGCDLARLSGFEPASVIVEILKEDGTMARRPDLEIFAKEHDIKIGTIADLIEYRNANETTIVREAQCKLPTKYGEFNLVTYRDTIDDELHYAMVKGDVDSDGVTNVRVHLQNTFNDLLGSERAQNRSWPLDKAMQRISDEGGVLVLLANNESNDSLIAQVRAFDLEDKGEKPVTAKWQGTSRRVGVGSQILADLGVHKMNLLSSVKRYHALSGFGLEVVDYICE from the coding sequence ATGGCATTAAATACAATTGAAGAAATTTTAGAAGACTTCAAACAGGGCAAGATGGTTATCTTGATGGATGATGAAGATCGTGAAAACGAAGGCGACTTGATCATTGCAGCAGATAAGATTTCTCCGCAAGCAATTAACTTTATGGCGACTCATGGCCGTGGCTTAATTTGCTTAACCTTAACCAAAGAACGTTGTGAACGTTTGAATCTGCCACTGATGGTTGATGCCAATAAAGCACAATTTGCGACTAACTTCACTGTCGCTATTGAAGCCGCTGAAGGCGTAACAACTGGCATTTCTGCTGCCGATCGTTCACGCACCGTACAAGCTGCTGTCGCGCAAAACGCTGTAGCTAGTGATATTGTTCAGCCGGGACATATATTCCCATTGATGGCGCAAGATGGCGGCGTTTTAACGCGTGCTGGTCACACTGAAGCGGGTTGTGATTTAGCGCGTTTGTCAGGTTTTGAACCTGCGTCAGTTATCGTAGAAATTCTTAAAGAAGACGGCACTATGGCGCGTCGTCCAGATCTTGAAATCTTTGCCAAAGAGCATGACATTAAAATCGGCACCATTGCTGATTTAATCGAATACCGCAATGCTAACGAAACCACTATTGTTCGCGAAGCGCAATGTAAATTGCCAACAAAATACGGCGAGTTTAACTTAGTCACTTACCGCGACACTATCGATGATGAATTGCATTATGCAATGGTGAAAGGTGATGTAGATAGTGACGGCGTAACCAATGTTCGCGTTCACTTACAAAATACGTTTAATGATTTGCTTGGCAGCGAGCGCGCACAAAACCGCAGCTGGCCACTTGATAAAGCCATGCAGCGCATTAGTGATGAAGGCGGTGTACTTGTATTGTTAGCCAATAACGAATCAAACGATTCGTTAATCGCGCAAGTACGCGCATTTGATCTTGAAGACAAAGGCGAAAAACCAGTGACTGCAAAATGGCAGGGCACATCGCGCCGTGTTGGTGTCGGTTCACAAATCTTGGCTGATTTAGGCGTCCATAAGATGAATCTATTGAGCTCAGTGAAACGCTATCACGCACTTTCTGGCTTCGGCTTAGAAGTTGTAGATTACATTTGCGAGTAA
- the glyA gene encoding serine hydroxymethyltransferase, with protein sequence MLKRDMNIADFDPELFEAISQETTRQEEHIELIASENYCSPRVLEAQGSQLTNKYAEGYPGKRYYGGCEYVDKAEVLAIERAKELFGAHYANVQPHSGSQANSAVFLALLNHGDTVLGMSLAHGGHLTHGSHVNFSGKLYHAEQYGLDENGDINYAEVEEKALAHKPKMIIAGFSAFSGVVDWARFREIADKVGAYLFVDMAHVAGLVAAGLYPNPVPFADVVTTTTHKTLAGPRGGLIIARENEEVEKKLNSAVFPGGQGGPLMHIIAAKAVAFKEALQPEFKAYQQAVLDNANAMVEVLQERGYKVVSNGTDNHLLLLDLIGKEYTGKDADAALGRAFITVNKNSVPNDPRSPFVTSGLRLGTPSITRRGFQVADTKALTGWICDILDDINNEAVIDEVRTKVLEICKRLPVYA encoded by the coding sequence ATGCTTAAACGTGATATGAATATTGCGGATTTTGATCCAGAATTATTTGAAGCAATTAGCCAAGAAACGACTCGCCAAGAAGAGCACATCGAACTAATCGCTTCGGAAAACTACTGTAGCCCGCGCGTTTTAGAAGCTCAAGGCTCACAATTAACGAACAAATATGCAGAAGGTTACCCAGGTAAGCGTTACTACGGCGGCTGTGAGTATGTTGATAAAGCTGAAGTATTAGCGATTGAGCGTGCTAAAGAGCTATTTGGTGCACATTACGCTAACGTTCAACCGCACTCAGGTTCACAAGCGAACTCTGCGGTATTCTTAGCATTATTAAACCACGGCGATACTGTATTAGGCATGAGCCTAGCGCACGGTGGTCACTTAACTCACGGTTCTCACGTAAACTTCTCTGGTAAACTTTACCACGCTGAGCAATACGGCTTAGACGAAAACGGTGATATCAACTACGCAGAGGTTGAAGAAAAAGCATTAGCCCACAAACCCAAAATGATTATCGCTGGTTTCTCAGCGTTCTCTGGTGTTGTTGATTGGGCGCGTTTCCGTGAGATCGCTGATAAAGTTGGCGCTTACTTATTCGTTGATATGGCTCACGTAGCTGGTCTTGTAGCTGCTGGCCTATATCCAAATCCAGTACCATTTGCTGATGTTGTAACGACTACAACCCACAAAACGCTAGCGGGTCCACGCGGCGGTTTAATCATTGCACGTGAAAACGAAGAAGTTGAGAAGAAGTTAAACTCAGCAGTATTCCCTGGCGGCCAAGGTGGTCCATTAATGCACATCATCGCTGCAAAAGCGGTAGCGTTTAAAGAAGCCTTACAACCAGAATTTAAAGCTTACCAACAAGCAGTATTAGATAACGCCAATGCGATGGTTGAAGTTCTTCAAGAGCGCGGTTACAAAGTAGTATCTAACGGTACTGACAACCACTTATTACTGCTAGATCTTATTGGTAAAGAGTACACAGGTAAAGATGCAGACGCTGCATTAGGCCGTGCGTTTATCACTGTAAATAAAAACTCTGTACCAAACGATCCACGTTCACCATTTGTTACGTCAGGTCTTCGTTTAGGTACGCCTTCGATTACTCGTCGTGGTTTCCAAGTAGCTGATACTAAAGCTTTAACAGGCTGGATTTGTGACATCTTAGATGACATCAATAACGAAGCTGTTATCGATGAAGTACGCACTAAAGTACTTGAAATCTGTAAACGTTTACCAGTTTACGCATAA